The Methanohalophilus portucalensis genome window below encodes:
- a CDS encoding tetrahydromethanopterin S-methyltransferase subunit F — MAEEEYGKGVPMVIEPKMAAIDRVVEDIRYRAQLISRSQKLDSGVSAAGIVGFTIGFLFALIMVIILPLLVWQVI, encoded by the coding sequence ATGGCGGAAGAAGAATATGGAAAAGGCGTGCCAATGGTCATTGAACCAAAGATGGCCGCCATTGATCGAGTGGTCGAAGATATCCGTTACAGGGCCCAGCTGATTTCCAGGAGCCAAAAACTTGATTCCGGTGTATCAGCCGCAGGAATAGTAGGCTTCACAATCGGATTTCTTTTTGCACTGATAATGGTTATCATACTACCACTATTGGTATGGCAGGTGATTTAA
- the mtrA gene encoding tetrahydromethanopterin S-methyltransferase subunit A, which translates to MAEKREPAPGWPILKGEYDVGDPENCVAVITLGSHLDGGPLLDAGASIAGPCKTENLGLEKVVSHIIANPNIRYLVVTGSEVKGHITGEAFIMLHKNGVSDNRIVGATGAIPYVENLTEEAVQRYQEQIECIDLIGTEDMGDITGKIKELAAKDPDAFDADPLVIEVGGEAEEEEEVGGLKPMASEISVIRGRILDIEREMARIGEFNKFHAGVHAGKIEGIMIGLTITLSLLGLILFGR; encoded by the coding sequence ATGGCAGAAAAGAGAGAACCAGCACCCGGATGGCCAATCCTCAAAGGAGAATACGATGTAGGAGATCCGGAAAACTGTGTTGCAGTAATTACCCTGGGTTCACACCTGGATGGAGGACCCTTGCTGGATGCAGGAGCTTCAATTGCAGGCCCCTGTAAAACAGAGAATCTTGGTCTGGAAAAAGTTGTATCCCACATTATTGCAAACCCCAATATCAGGTACCTGGTCGTAACCGGATCTGAAGTAAAGGGACACATAACAGGTGAAGCATTCATAATGCTGCACAAAAATGGTGTCAGTGATAACAGGATCGTGGGAGCTACAGGTGCTATACCCTATGTAGAGAACCTGACCGAAGAAGCTGTACAGAGGTATCAGGAACAGATCGAATGTATCGATCTTATTGGTACTGAAGACATGGGAGATATCACCGGTAAGATAAAGGAACTTGCAGCCAAGGACCCAGATGCTTTTGATGCAGATCCCCTTGTGATAGAAGTCGGCGGTGAAGCAGAAGAGGAAGAAGAAGTCGGTGGCCTTAAACCAATGGCATCCGAGATCTCTGTAATTCGTGGCAGGATCCTTGATATCGAAAGGGAGATGGCCAGGATCGGAGAGTTCAATAAATTCCATGCCGGTGTCCACGCAGGCAAGATTGAAGGAATAATGATAGGACTTACCATTACATTGTCCCTGCTTGGCCTGATATTATTCGGGAGGTGA
- a CDS encoding tetrahydromethanopterin S-methyltransferase subunit B, whose amino-acid sequence MSMVHVAPEVHLVLDPMSSLLAAERDDVIQYSMDPIVERIDDLDKIADDLVNSLAPDRPLLSSFPGRENTSYSAGIYSNLFYGVIVGLVFSGILAIVIYMLSMSGGL is encoded by the coding sequence ATGAGCATGGTACATGTTGCACCTGAAGTACATTTAGTACTGGATCCAATGTCATCCCTGCTTGCAGCAGAACGGGATGATGTGATTCAATATTCCATGGATCCAATAGTTGAAAGAATAGATGATCTTGACAAGATTGCAGATGACCTTGTGAATTCCCTCGCCCCGGACAGGCCACTTCTAAGTTCCTTCCCGGGAAGAGAAAATACATCATACAGTGCCGGTATCTATAGCAACCTGTTCTATGGTGTCATTGTAGGACTGGTATTCTCAGGAATTCTGGCAATTGTGATCTACATGCTTAGCATGAGCGGAGGATTGTAA
- the mtrC gene encoding tetrahydromethanopterin S-methyltransferase subunit MtrC gives MSAGGSGGGASEAIPQNKLIAFGAAGGLIAIYLSYFMVQFAGPAFSFIGALGAICAIVWGSAAVRRVASYGLGTGVPSIGMLALGMGVVATMFGLAIGGIAGPIVAFVTAMVIGLVIGALANRVIGMGIPIMEQSTTEIAGAGTLAIVGLSTAMTGTFMFDVVLTEIVATGYIALIFIVAGIAILHPFNANLGPDEKQDRTLSTAFEKGAIAMIMAGIVSAVSAGASAAPTIVIGLAIWYVSFSQYNKYVVRDAYDVVGTGLLPKEEEESE, from the coding sequence ATGTCTGCAGGAGGAAGTGGCGGAGGTGCCTCAGAGGCAATTCCCCAGAATAAACTTATCGCTTTCGGAGCAGCAGGCGGACTTATCGCAATTTACCTGAGCTATTTCATGGTACAGTTTGCAGGACCGGCCTTCTCATTCATAGGCGCCCTCGGTGCAATTTGTGCCATCGTATGGGGCTCAGCTGCAGTACGCAGAGTTGCCAGTTATGGACTTGGTACAGGTGTACCTTCCATCGGTATGCTTGCTCTGGGTATGGGAGTCGTGGCAACAATGTTTGGCCTAGCAATCGGAGGTATTGCCGGACCCATAGTTGCATTCGTAACCGCAATGGTTATCGGCCTTGTTATCGGCGCCCTTGCTAACAGGGTTATCGGAATGGGCATTCCAATAATGGAACAGTCCACTACAGAGATCGCAGGTGCAGGCACCTTGGCTATTGTAGGACTCAGTACTGCCATGACAGGCACTTTCATGTTTGATGTGGTCCTGACAGAGATAGTCGCTACAGGTTACATTGCATTGATTTTCATCGTTGCAGGTATTGCAATCCTTCATCCTTTCAATGCAAACCTGGGACCCGATGAAAAACAGGACAGGACCCTTTCCACTGCATTCGAGAAAGGTGCTATTGCAATGATAATGGCCGGTATCGTCTCGGCAGTTTCAGCCGGTGCATCCGCTGCCCCCACAATCGTTATCGGACTGGCCATATGGTATGTTTCATTCAGCCAGTACAATAAGTATGTTGTCAGGGACGCATATGATGTGGTTGGAACAGGTCTCCTGCCAAAGGAAGAGGAGGAATCGGAATGA
- the mtrD gene encoding tetrahydromethanopterin S-methyltransferase subunit D translates to MAGVLAANFLYVILITLGGVLVSGSVHFVPVGGAPAAMAQATGIGTGTVQLAAGAGLTGLVTAGAMLNLTDSMALILAAGMVGAMIMIGVTMMVGNLVYVYGIGVPPASAKVDYDPITKDRQDIYVSQGTEGHGLPTVSFVSGIIGGGLGGIGGALVYYSLMSIANGMASADFVGLAAIFAVGIFFVNAVIPSYNIGGTIEGFHDPKFKKWPKAVVTSLIVTFMCAIVSVITIGGL, encoded by the coding sequence ATTGCAGGAGTACTGGCAGCCAATTTCCTATACGTGATCCTCATCACACTTGGAGGAGTCCTCGTATCAGGAAGTGTACACTTCGTACCTGTGGGTGGTGCACCCGCAGCTATGGCACAGGCTACAGGAATTGGAACAGGTACAGTACAGCTCGCTGCCGGTGCAGGTCTTACAGGACTTGTGACAGCAGGCGCAATGCTTAACCTGACAGACAGTATGGCCCTGATCCTTGCAGCCGGTATGGTCGGTGCAATGATTATGATTGGAGTAACTATGATGGTCGGAAACCTTGTATATGTCTACGGTATAGGTGTCCCCCCTGCTTCAGCAAAGGTCGACTATGACCCAATCACAAAGGACAGACAGGATATTTATGTATCACAGGGTACCGAAGGACACGGCCTTCCAACTGTATCATTTGTAAGTGGTATCATTGGAGGAGGCCTGGGTGGTATCGGTGGTGCACTTGTTTATTATTCCCTGATGAGTATTGCAAACGGCATGGCTTCAGCAGACTTTGTGGGACTTGCAGCTATTTTCGCTGTGGGAATTTTCTTCGTAAACGCTGTAATACCATCCTATAATATAGGAGGTACTATCGAAGGATTCCATGATCCTAAGTTTAAGAAGTGGCCAAAAGCAGTAGTAACATCTTTGATTGTCACATTTATGTGTGCAATTGTAAGTGTAATTACAATAGGAGGTCTGTAA
- the mtrE gene encoding tetrahydromethanopterin S-methyltransferase subunit E has translation MEPLIGMGVLALMGAAATIAGASEDLESDVGSQSNPNSQVQLAPQMMYPHRIFNKAISGEPPSNALLAAVGGASASVLMSAYSMSVVFAIAVGALIAAGIHGTYCTTAYLGRSASQKRFRQPIYLDMVRSHVPVMMGFAYITTFCILVVSYLMTSALGHPFPLTLLAFIWGITVGAIGSSTGDVHYGAEREFQNVEFGSGLNAANSGNIVRKAECGLRNGIDNSWFCAKFGGPVTGLAFGMVVFLSGWITAIFDPSMGANIGWLSIIAGLVIILILIIGNRRLEVFARNQYGPYKEDEEVTV, from the coding sequence ATGGAACCACTCATAGGAATGGGTGTGTTGGCACTGATGGGTGCAGCGGCAACTATCGCCGGTGCATCGGAAGATCTGGAATCTGATGTAGGATCCCAGAGTAACCCGAACTCCCAGGTACAGCTGGCACCCCAGATGATGTATCCACACAGGATTTTTAACAAAGCCATTTCAGGTGAACCACCCTCCAATGCCTTACTGGCAGCGGTTGGAGGTGCATCTGCATCGGTGCTTATGAGCGCCTACAGTATGTCAGTGGTCTTTGCCATCGCAGTTGGAGCCCTCATTGCAGCCGGTATACACGGCACATACTGCACAACTGCATATTTGGGAAGGAGCGCAAGCCAGAAAAGATTCAGACAGCCCATATATCTAGATATGGTCCGTTCACACGTACCTGTTATGATGGGATTTGCCTATATTACCACATTTTGTATCCTTGTTGTGTCATATCTCATGACATCTGCTCTCGGACATCCTTTCCCGCTTACCCTGCTTGCATTCATATGGGGTATCACAGTGGGAGCGATCGGATCTTCCACAGGGGATGTGCACTATGGTGCAGAGCGTGAATTCCAGAATGTGGAGTTTGGATCCGGGCTTAACGCTGCAAACTCCGGTAACATTGTAAGGAAAGCAGAATGCGGACTGAGAAACGGTATCGATAACTCCTGGTTCTGTGCCAAATTCGGTGGCCCTGTAACAGGCCTGGCTTTTGGTATGGTGGTATTCCTCAGTGGCTGGATTACTGCAATATTTGACCCTTCAATGGGTGCCAATATCGGCTGGCTGTCAATAATTGCCGGACTGGTAATCATACTTATCCTGATAATAGGAAACCGCAGACTGGAAGTATTCGCACGTAACCAGTACGGTCCATACAAAGAAGATGAAGAGGTGACTGTATGA
- a CDS encoding DUF5402 family protein, with protein sequence MTITDSLLKVRTELEDNLRNLLGIPVYLIELDAFALPCGCSGATINIRGFTVDDIEVFEEHILKFLEEATLKLEIQPSFLFARLIPGTAEVASLNARMLCDRCYRDFARGEGKQPRPDIYILKLEKNK encoded by the coding sequence ATGACAATTACTGATTCCCTATTGAAAGTGCGCACTGAACTTGAGGACAATCTGAGAAACCTGCTTGGAATTCCTGTTTATCTGATTGAGTTGGACGCTTTCGCATTGCCCTGTGGCTGCAGCGGTGCTACTATAAATATCAGGGGTTTTACGGTAGATGACATCGAAGTATTCGAAGAACATATCCTTAAGTTTCTGGAAGAGGCTACCCTGAAACTTGAGATACAACCTTCTTTCCTTTTTGCCAGGTTGATACCCGGCACAGCAGAAGTAGCTTCACTCAATGCAAGAATGCTCTGTGACCGCTGCTACAGAGATTTTGCAAGAGGCGAGGGGAAACAGCCCCGTCCTGACATATATATTCTCAAACTCGAAAAGAACAAATAA
- a CDS encoding peptidase U32 family protein, which produces MPAMKLYVPHVGHMEGLQELLADPSKIHSVYMAGSPDYIGTGRTNLSAPTLESIAEQTEYAHEKGVKIDMVLNSSCMGGQQLTPEGYRAIGWYLDRLNDIGIDSLTVADPYLIEMIAHEYDMETVVSVLSFVDSPQKAEFYEGLGADTIVVDPVVNRDFEKLEAIRDVTSGNLKLLVNEACLYQCPFRYAHFNFFSHANGPGPKPNVIDDYYYYKCLSLRIRNPEQIIKSPWIRPEDLGEYKHITDMFKIGGRTHFVEWILNNVNAYYNESYDGNLLDLLDSIKDLKDTFYVANRDLEGAIEQWKKCDKNCHKCGYCKRLAEDIIEIQTEDGNKKLSSIRNPEDIS; this is translated from the coding sequence ATGCCAGCGATGAAACTCTACGTGCCGCATGTAGGCCACATGGAAGGTTTGCAGGAATTGCTTGCAGATCCATCCAAAATACATTCTGTCTACATGGCGGGCTCACCTGATTATATTGGTACCGGCAGGACAAACCTGAGTGCACCCACTCTGGAATCCATAGCAGAACAAACCGAATACGCCCATGAGAAGGGTGTTAAGATCGACATGGTGCTCAACAGTTCCTGCATGGGAGGCCAGCAGCTTACACCTGAAGGATACAGGGCTATAGGATGGTATCTGGACAGGCTCAATGATATAGGGATAGATTCCCTTACTGTAGCAGATCCCTATCTCATAGAAATGATTGCCCATGAATATGATATGGAAACAGTTGTATCAGTACTTTCTTTTGTAGACTCTCCACAAAAGGCTGAATTCTATGAAGGACTGGGGGCGGACACCATTGTTGTTGATCCCGTGGTGAACAGGGATTTTGAAAAACTTGAAGCCATAAGAGATGTTACTTCAGGCAACCTTAAACTGCTGGTAAACGAAGCGTGTCTTTACCAGTGCCCGTTCAGGTATGCCCATTTCAACTTTTTCTCACACGCCAACGGACCGGGCCCAAAACCCAATGTAATAGACGATTACTATTACTACAAATGTCTCTCGCTGCGCATTCGCAATCCAGAACAGATCATCAAATCTCCCTGGATACGTCCTGAGGACTTGGGTGAATACAAGCACATCACGGACATGTTCAAGATTGGCGGAAGGACTCATTTTGTAGAATGGATACTCAACAATGTCAATGCCTACTACAACGAATCCTATGATGGAAACCTTCTGGATCTGCTTGACAGCATAAAAGATCTGAAAGATACATTCTACGTTGCCAACAGGGACCTTGAAGGTGCCATTGAGCAATGGAAAAAATGTGACAAGAATTGCCATAAATGCGGGTACTGCAAACGCCTGGCAGAAGATATTATTGAAATTCAGACTGAAGATGGAAATAAGAAACTATCTTCCATTCGAAATCCAGAGGACATATCATGA
- a CDS encoding sugar phosphate isomerase/epimerase family protein has translation MIGASSFAAPLPKLDEYVDSVELYIPKLDVYNGKTLDRERLSSILDELSTCDLETSIHAPYFADVPTYPSDLVVDTAAMDKHDFRLMEESIDLAAEIGSHAVVIHPGTYGADYEKSFNKMIANLKELAAFASDRGVVLGLENKENTAPDNLCCGAEEVVRAVLEVDSPSLGITFDVGHANLTCRGDCGLLRHFARLFAEHVVHVHVHDNYGKCKGDYFGDAHLGPGSGCIDYTVLEELSGFGGIFNLEVFSLDDVIAGRNKLDEIFP, from the coding sequence ATGATTGGTGCATCTTCCTTTGCAGCCCCGCTGCCAAAACTCGATGAGTATGTTGATTCTGTTGAACTCTATATTCCCAAACTTGATGTATATAATGGGAAAACGCTGGACAGAGAGCGGCTCTCTTCTATCCTTGATGAATTGTCCACCTGTGATCTGGAGACATCGATCCATGCTCCTTATTTTGCCGATGTGCCAACCTATCCCTCTGATCTTGTGGTTGATACGGCAGCTATGGATAAACATGATTTCAGGCTCATGGAAGAATCCATTGATCTTGCCGCAGAGATTGGTTCTCATGCTGTTGTCATCCATCCGGGAACCTACGGAGCAGATTATGAAAAATCTTTCAATAAAATGATTGCAAACCTGAAAGAACTGGCAGCCTTTGCTTCGGATAGGGGTGTGGTACTGGGACTTGAAAACAAGGAAAATACAGCTCCTGATAATCTCTGCTGCGGTGCAGAGGAAGTTGTAAGGGCAGTGCTTGAAGTTGATTCTCCTTCACTTGGTATCACTTTTGATGTTGGTCATGCCAACCTGACCTGCAGGGGAGACTGTGGTCTGCTCAGGCATTTTGCACGACTCTTTGCAGAACATGTTGTCCATGTACACGTGCATGATAATTACGGAAAGTGCAAGGGTGATTATTTCGGAGATGCACACCTTGGCCCTGGTTCGGGTTGTATCGATTATACCGTACTTGAAGAATTGTCAGGATTTGGTGGAATATTCAATCTTGAAGTCTTTTCTCTGGATGATGTCATTGCGGGAAGGAATAAACTGGATGAAATATTCCCTTGA
- a CDS encoding DUF5806 family protein, which yields MNRYEKFKKMENKTYSEVNRYLKSTTHLTAREWMIARLCADFKNVSDHSEMTWIGENLPDIVPFAESPYSRQEVSNAHSAFKKKIRRSGTTFFYAYYAGLINQEEMLTMIHSMIGDIGELLKIEGGELSESHSEEVQLLIAQVLKNINEADGFEY from the coding sequence ATGAATAGGTATGAGAAATTCAAGAAAATGGAAAACAAGACATACTCTGAAGTCAACAGGTACCTTAAATCTACAACTCATTTGACAGCGCGTGAATGGATGATTGCTCGCCTCTGTGCAGATTTCAAAAATGTATCCGACCATTCGGAAATGACCTGGATAGGTGAAAACCTGCCGGATATTGTGCCATTTGCAGAGAGTCCGTATTCCAGGCAGGAAGTATCCAATGCCCATTCAGCCTTCAAGAAAAAAATCAGACGTAGTGGCACAACTTTTTTTTATGCATATTATGCAGGCCTGATTAACCAGGAAGAAATGCTAACCATGATACATAGCATGATAGGGGATATAGGAGAACTGCTCAAGATTGAAGGTGGGGAATTATCCGAATCTCATTCAGAGGAAGTGCAGCTATTGATTGCACAAGTCCTCAAAAATATCAATGAAGCAGATGGATTTGAGTACTGA
- a CDS encoding UbiD family decarboxylase has translation MTLRDFIDRIRTSGRLTVIKEKVNAEYEAPMIAKNTSGPVLFENINGHRAIMNVLGSRDELGAMLNVNRKDIIQSLSGIQPDGEIKIVDSSPTKEVCVEEVDLYSLPIMTHFEKDGGPYITAGIVVSEYDGVANASIHRLMVVGKNKLAARLVPPRHTYLLQKEAENNGDPLPVSIVLGPHPAVAFASTTRVGEGKEFNYAASLMGNSVELFECDNGVKTPHSEIVMEGYIYPEERTDEGPFVDITGTYDLVRQEPVITVTRIWHRKDPIYHGILPAGPEHLLMMGVPYEPRIYGAVGEVTKVKNVILTEGGCCYLHAIVQIEKQTEGDAKNAIMAAFAAHTSLKHVIVVDEDIDIFDSDDIEFAMATRVKADSDVMIITGVRGSSLDPRGALDGTTTKMGIDATKVLAEKEKFERATMPKNIN, from the coding sequence ATGACCCTCAGAGATTTTATTGACAGGATCCGTACTTCCGGAAGGCTTACCGTAATCAAAGAAAAGGTAAATGCCGAGTACGAGGCACCGATGATTGCAAAAAATACCTCCGGACCTGTGCTTTTCGAAAATATTAACGGCCACCGGGCTATCATGAACGTATTGGGAAGCAGGGATGAGCTGGGAGCAATGCTTAATGTCAATAGAAAGGACATTATCCAGAGTCTTTCCGGGATACAGCCGGATGGTGAAATAAAGATTGTGGATTCATCTCCCACAAAAGAAGTTTGTGTAGAGGAAGTGGACCTCTATTCTCTTCCTATAATGACTCATTTTGAGAAAGACGGTGGTCCCTATATTACGGCAGGAATAGTTGTTTCCGAATACGATGGTGTGGCAAATGCCTCGATCCATCGCCTGATGGTTGTGGGGAAAAATAAACTGGCTGCACGCCTTGTGCCTCCAAGACATACATATCTTCTGCAAAAGGAGGCGGAAAACAATGGTGACCCATTGCCTGTTTCCATAGTACTGGGCCCGCATCCTGCAGTTGCTTTTGCATCCACCACAAGGGTTGGGGAAGGCAAGGAATTTAATTATGCGGCTTCCCTGATGGGTAATTCTGTGGAACTTTTTGAATGTGATAATGGTGTAAAGACCCCACATTCTGAAATTGTCATGGAAGGTTACATCTATCCCGAAGAAAGGACAGATGAAGGTCCATTTGTGGATATTACGGGTACCTATGATCTTGTGCGCCAGGAGCCTGTCATAACGGTTACCAGAATATGGCATCGTAAAGACCCCATATATCACGGAATATTGCCCGCAGGTCCCGAACACCTGTTGATGATGGGTGTGCCTTATGAACCCCGTATCTACGGAGCTGTCGGAGAAGTTACAAAAGTAAAGAATGTAATTCTGACCGAAGGAGGGTGCTGCTACCTTCATGCCATTGTCCAGATTGAAAAGCAGACAGAGGGAGATGCAAAAAACGCCATTATGGCAGCGTTTGCCGCCCATACCAGTCTCAAACATGTGATTGTTGTGGATGAGGATATAGATATATTTGACAGCGACGATATCGAATTTGCAATGGCAACACGTGTGAAGGCGGATTCAGATGTTATGATAATTACCGGAGTCCGGGGAAGCTCTCTTGATCCGCGGGGTGCCTTAGACGGTACAACTACTAAAATGGGTATTGATGCCACAAAGGTGCTGGCAGAAAAAGAGAAATTTGAAAGAGCAACAATGCCAAAAAATATTAACTGA
- a CDS encoding aconitase X has product MYLTPEEERIMVGESGPTLQKAMEILVALGDIYEADRLIPIKSAQIAGVSYKTMGDAGLEWISDLEGKVQVPSILNPAGMDLERWQEMGVSAEFAEKQQEIIEAYGSLGIEVQCTCTPYYLQSFSATYGDHLAWSESSAVSYANSVIGARTNREGGPSALCAALVGKTANYGYHLDENRTPELMITVDCELEPSDYAVLGYIAGKAAGKRVPLFRMQSTPHRDQLKALGAAMAASGAVALYHVEGVTPETRRKYFEPPAEQLTIERSQIDEVYETVSGDGITECDSAAVGCPHCSPEELEDVAAKLEGKVVDNNVWIFTSREVAASNPKLVESIEKSGAKVLCDTCMVVSPATDKFSHMAVNSGKAYAYLPGMCKVAATIANIDKCMEKGGGAHSD; this is encoded by the coding sequence ATGTATCTCACACCTGAAGAAGAAAGAATAATGGTAGGAGAAAGCGGCCCTACCCTGCAAAAGGCCATGGAAATACTGGTTGCACTGGGTGATATCTACGAGGCAGACCGCCTGATTCCTATTAAAAGTGCCCAGATTGCAGGCGTCTCCTATAAAACGATGGGGGATGCCGGTCTGGAATGGATATCCGATCTTGAAGGCAAGGTGCAGGTACCTTCCATTCTCAATCCTGCCGGCATGGATCTTGAAAGATGGCAGGAGATGGGAGTATCTGCCGAATTTGCCGAAAAGCAGCAGGAGATCATTGAAGCATATGGCAGCCTGGGTATAGAAGTCCAGTGTACATGCACGCCCTACTACCTGCAAAGTTTTTCGGCTACCTACGGTGATCATCTTGCCTGGAGTGAATCCTCTGCTGTATCCTATGCCAATTCCGTTATCGGAGCCCGTACCAACCGTGAAGGTGGTCCTTCTGCTCTCTGTGCAGCTCTTGTAGGTAAAACCGCAAACTATGGTTATCATCTGGATGAGAACAGGACACCTGAACTTATGATCACCGTGGATTGTGAACTGGAGCCTTCAGACTATGCAGTCCTGGGATATATCGCAGGCAAAGCAGCAGGTAAACGTGTGCCCCTATTCAGGATGCAATCTACGCCCCACAGGGACCAGCTCAAAGCACTGGGTGCTGCAATGGCTGCATCAGGTGCAGTAGCCCTCTATCATGTGGAAGGTGTCACTCCTGAAACCCGCAGAAAATATTTCGAACCGCCCGCAGAACAACTGACGATTGAAAGAAGCCAGATAGATGAAGTTTATGAAACAGTATCAGGTGATGGAATTACAGAATGTGACAGCGCTGCTGTGGGTTGTCCTCACTGTTCACCGGAAGAACTGGAAGATGTTGCTGCAAAGCTTGAAGGTAAGGTCGTGGACAACAATGTCTGGATATTTACTTCAAGAGAAGTTGCTGCGTCCAATCCCAAGCTTGTAGAAAGTATCGAGAAAAGTGGTGCAAAGGTCCTTTGTGACACATGTATGGTAGTCTCCCCTGCAACCGATAAGTTCTCTCACATGGCAGTAAATTCCGGAAAAGCCTATGCCTATCTGCCGGGAATGTGTAAGGTGGCCGCAACAATTGCCAATATTGATAAATGCATGGAAAAAGGGGGTGGAGCCCATTCGGATTAA
- a CDS encoding DUF126 domain-containing protein: MEPIRIKGRGISKGSVGGEILLSEDPISFLGNVDPQTGKIVDPEHCLFGKNIAGKVLVFPHGKGSTVGSYVIYQLFKNGVAPVAMVNLECEPIVAVGAIISEIPLVDSLESNPFEMLEDGMNVNVNGNEGWLETKD, from the coding sequence GTGGAGCCCATTCGGATTAAAGGCAGGGGTATCTCTAAAGGAAGTGTTGGCGGTGAAATATTGCTTTCAGAGGACCCAATCTCATTTCTGGGCAACGTAGATCCCCAAACAGGTAAGATCGTTGATCCAGAGCATTGTCTTTTCGGGAAAAATATAGCTGGCAAGGTATTGGTATTTCCTCATGGGAAAGGTTCTACAGTGGGTTCCTATGTAATATACCAGCTTTTCAAAAATGGTGTTGCTCCGGTTGCAATGGTAAACCTGGAATGTGAACCGATAGTAGCTGTGGGAGCGATCATATCCGAAATCCCTCTGGTTGATAGTCTGGAAAGTAATCCATTTGAGATGCTGGAGGATGGTATGAACGTGAACGTAAATGGTAATGAAGGCTGGCTGGAAACAAAGGATTAA